A region of Streptomyces deccanensis DNA encodes the following proteins:
- a CDS encoding SDR family NAD(P)-dependent oxidoreductase, whose translation MSRPVTVVTGGSRGIGAATCLRLAEDGHDVVVGYLNDGAAAEWIATGVRAGGARCVTVKADTSVEADVDRLFETAADRLGPVTGLVNNAGVTGPFGRLADTDTEVLRRVVEVNLLGVLLCSRRAAKVMAAWGSGVIVNVSSAAATLGSPGEYVHYAATKAAVDTLTMGLAKELGPDGIRVNAVAPGVIDTEIHARMGDPERPDRIAASVPLRRPGRADEIASAISWLLSPEASYTTGAVLRVSGGR comes from the coding sequence ATGTCACGTCCGGTCACGGTGGTCACGGGTGGGAGCCGGGGGATCGGTGCCGCCACCTGCCTGCGGCTCGCCGAGGACGGGCACGACGTGGTGGTGGGCTATCTGAACGACGGCGCGGCGGCCGAGTGGATCGCGACGGGCGTGCGGGCGGGCGGTGCGCGCTGCGTCACGGTGAAGGCGGACACCTCGGTGGAGGCCGATGTGGACCGGCTGTTCGAGACGGCGGCGGACCGGCTCGGACCGGTGACCGGGCTGGTCAACAACGCCGGGGTGACGGGCCCGTTCGGGAGGCTGGCGGACACGGACACGGAGGTGCTGCGGCGGGTGGTGGAGGTCAACCTCCTCGGTGTGCTGCTGTGTTCGCGCCGGGCGGCGAAGGTGATGGCGGCTTGGGGGAGCGGCGTCATCGTCAACGTGTCGTCGGCGGCGGCCACGTTGGGCAGCCCCGGTGAGTACGTGCACTACGCGGCGACCAAGGCGGCGGTCGACACGCTGACCATGGGGCTGGCGAAGGAACTCGGGCCGGACGGCATCCGGGTGAACGCGGTCGCGCCCGGGGTGATCGACACGGAGATCCACGCGCGGATGGGGGACCCGGAACGTCCTGACCGGATCGCCGCGTCCGTGCCGCTGCGGCGACCGGGGCGTGCGGATGAGATCGCCTCGGCCATCTCCTGGCTCCTGTCTCCGGAGGCCTCGTACACGACGGGGGCGGTGCTGCGGGTGTCGGGGGGTCGGTGA
- a CDS encoding RlpA-like double-psi beta-barrel domain-containing protein, whose protein sequence is MAARSHRSARPPRRRTTLVSVAAVAAVGLAASLVIAFGPDRDTDTDTEAAGKAGATPVAATTRTSAPPSGAPQRKKPSATPSKSPSPSASKTTPSATPTDEPTRPAAAATGRSGSSSGELAGRIRPGVDYTGVATFYDAGNGGGGACSFGASDDVMTAAMNTTDYEVSKACGAYVRVRAGGAAVTVRITNECPSPCKPGQLDLSAEAFAKLAAPSRGEIPITWSLLSPAAADPLSIRYKTGSSQYWCGIQVLGHRNPVARLEVRAGGAWTPLPRTEYNYFLSEQGGGCGGALRITDIYGEQLTVEGLPVRPDVVQRTGVQFAPR, encoded by the coding sequence GTGGCAGCCCGTTCCCACCGCTCCGCCCGCCCACCCAGGCGGCGCACCACCCTCGTGTCCGTCGCCGCCGTGGCGGCCGTCGGGCTCGCCGCATCGCTCGTGATCGCCTTCGGCCCCGACCGCGACACCGACACCGACACCGAGGCCGCCGGAAAGGCCGGGGCCACCCCCGTCGCGGCCACGACCCGGACGTCCGCACCGCCCTCCGGCGCACCGCAGCGGAAGAAGCCCTCCGCCACCCCCTCGAAGTCCCCCTCCCCGTCGGCCTCCAAGACCACCCCGTCGGCGACCCCGACCGACGAGCCCACCCGGCCGGCGGCCGCCGCCACCGGCCGCTCCGGATCCTCCTCGGGAGAGCTGGCGGGACGGATCCGCCCCGGGGTCGACTACACGGGGGTCGCCACCTTCTACGACGCCGGGAACGGCGGGGGCGGCGCCTGCTCGTTCGGCGCGAGCGACGACGTCATGACGGCGGCGATGAACACCACCGACTACGAGGTGTCCAAGGCGTGCGGGGCGTATGTGCGCGTCCGCGCGGGCGGCGCCGCCGTCACGGTCCGGATCACCAACGAGTGCCCGTCCCCCTGCAAGCCGGGTCAACTCGACCTCAGCGCCGAGGCCTTCGCCAAGCTCGCCGCGCCCTCGCGCGGCGAGATACCGATCACCTGGAGCCTGCTGAGCCCCGCCGCCGCCGACCCGCTCTCGATCCGCTACAAGACCGGGTCCAGCCAGTACTGGTGCGGCATCCAGGTCCTCGGACACCGGAACCCGGTGGCCCGGCTGGAGGTCCGCGCCGGCGGCGCCTGGACCCCGTTGCCCCGTACCGAGTACAACTACTTCCTCTCCGAACAGGGCGGCGGGTGCGGCGGCGCGCTGCGGATCACCGACATCTACGGGGAGCAGCTGACCGTGGAGGGCCTCCCGGTGCGGCCTGACGTCGTGCAGCGGACCGGGGTGCAGTTCGCTCCGCGCTGA